A segment of the Hallerella succinigenes genome:
TGTGATGCGGCCCGAAGAATCGGTCACCGCCACACCAAAGCGACGCGGGTCTTCCACTTCACGCGTCATCAAGACGTTTTCTTTTTCGGTCTTGAGGAAAGAGAGATCTGCATCAAAAAGCGTATCGCCTAAAATGATCAAAACAGGCTCATCATCGGTCAAGAAAGGCAAGCAAAGGGAGATCGCTTCCCCGAGTCCCTGCGGATTGCATTGCCGCACGGTACGCGCATTCTGGAAGCTCCTTTGCTTGATGAAATCTTCAACAAGTTCTCCTTTATACCCAGTAATGAAAATCTGTTCGGAGACAGGCAAGGAATCGTAGGACGCAATAATATGATCTATCAGCGTTCTTCCGGCAATAGGAAGAAGGCACTTTGGTAAAGACAAAGTGAATGGTCTAAGACGCGTTCCAGTTCCGGCCACAGGCAAAATGACTTTCATAATTACTCTAAATCTAGAATTTCTAGCTCAAGTGGACACAAGTTTCCGTAGAAAAACCCTTGAATTACCATCCCCCATCTTCTACGCTCTTGTGCGGTGCCTAGACTCTCGCGGACCCACTTCCGGGTCGCTTGCATATTTGAAGAACGCTTCTGCACCGCCTTCGATGTATATTGCGTTAAAAGAAGCGGGAGAAACCGAGTATTGGGTGGAACTGTTGTACGAGGCAAAATATTTAGAAGCAAAGAAATTCAAAATAATTATTGAGCCATGCCGAGTATTAATTCGGATGCTTAGCGCTATAACCAAAACCGCCAAAAAAACTTCCAAATAATTTCACACTACACTCTTCACACCACACATTTGTATATTTGTCTGTCGGACAACGAAACGAGGAAGCGCTATATGACTTGGCAACAGGAATTGGATGACTTGGTGTACGATGAGCGCCAGCGCACTAAAGCAGCCGAAAAGCGCGCCAGCGAGGCTGAAACTCGTGCGGATGCTGCAGAAAATCGTGCCGAGAAGTACGAGAAGATTCTCAAGGAACACGGGCTCCTTTAAGTAAG
Coding sequences within it:
- a CDS encoding four helix bundle protein; the encoded protein is MYIALKEAGETEYWVELLYEAKYLEAKKFKIIIEPCRVLIRMLSAITKTAKKTSK